The window GCGCGGTTGCCCGGGGCGAATGTGAGCGAGTTGTGCCGCCGCATCGGGATCAGCCGGCAGACCGGCTACAAATGGCTGCGGCGCGCTGGCGATGAGGGACAGGATCTTCGCGCGGCGATGCGGGATCGTTCGCGGCGCCCGCATGTCAGCCCCGGCCGGACATCGGCGGCACAGGAGCAACGCGTCCTGGCGG of the Rhodobium gokarnense genome contains:
- a CDS encoding helix-turn-helix domain-containing protein, with the protein product MPWREMSIMDQRLEFVLLARLPGANVSELCRRIGISRQTGYKWLRRAGDEGQDLRAAMRDRSRRPHVSPGRTSAAQEQRVLA